A window of the Loxodonta africana isolate mLoxAfr1 chromosome 3, mLoxAfr1.hap2, whole genome shotgun sequence genome harbors these coding sequences:
- the CCDC159 gene encoding coiled-coil domain-containing protein 159 isoform X6 — MRWCPYRIKFQRHSQGLVSRSLMGEHEQVKSLDTNSFKVKAKSTTMIPDSQKQLRVELESLKSQLQAQTKAFEFLNHSVTLLEKESCLQQIKIQQLEEVLSPTGCEVQKELHKWGLEQGRQELYGALAKGLQGLQKTLQDNEAVQQARITRCLQLLAQEIQDSKKFLWEELELVREEVTFIYQKLQAQEEEITENLVNIQKMQKTQVKCRKVLTKMKQQRYETWRDTEETPGGSGSWKDDLQKELSDIWSAVHLLQNSIDGLTMSSGGCHKASSLRGHTGHRCLSPPPHSWDSESDSDHNPAQPSLSKKS; from the exons AAGTCCTTGGATACCAACAGTTTCAAGGTCAAAG CTAAGTCCACCACAATGATCCCCGACTCCCAGAAGCAATTGCGAGTTGAACTGGAGTCACTCAAGAGCCAGCTACAGGCCCAGACCAAG GCTTTTGAGTTCCTGAACCACTCAGTGACCCTGTTGGAGAAGGAGAGCTGCCTGCAGCAAATCAAGATCCAGCAGCTTGAAG AGGTGCTGAGCCCCACAGGCTGCGAGGTACAGAAGGAGCTGCACAAGTGGGGCCTGGAGCAGGGCCGGCAGGAGCTGTATGGGGCCCTGGCCAAAGGCCTGCAGGGACTGCAGAAGACCCTGCAGGACAATGAGGCCGTGCAGCAGGCCCGCATCACCCGCTGCCTGCAGCTGCTGGCCCAGGAGATCCAGGACAG CAAGAAGTTCCTATGGGAGGAGCTGGAGCTGGTTCGAGAGGAGGTGACCTTCATCTACCAGAAGCTCC AGGCTCAGGAGGAGGAGATCACAGAGAACCTGGTGAACATCCAGAAGATGCAGAAGACACAGGTGAAGTGCCGCAAG GTCCTGACCAAGATGAAGCAACAGAGGTATGAGACATGGAGGGATACTGAGGAGACGCCAGGAGGCAGTGGCTCCTGGAAGGATGACCTCCAGAAGGAGCTGAGCGACATATG GTCTGCCGTGCACTTGCTGCAGAACTCCATTGACGGCCTCACCATGTCTTCAGGGGGCTGCCATAAGGCTTCAAGCCTCAGGG GCCACACGGGGCACCGGTGCTTGAGCCCTCCACCCCACTCCTGGGACTCAGAATCCGACTCAGACCACAACCCTGCCCAGCCATCTTTGAGCAAGAAGAGCTGA